A DNA window from Polynucleobacter sp. AP-Titi-500A-B4 contains the following coding sequences:
- a CDS encoding phosphoheptose isomerase, protein MDKDTIERLRKRASQHFLDSIAVKQEAEKILPESVARGVLAMVDCLKSGGKVMACGNGGSAADAQHFAAELIGRFERERQELAAIALTTDSSILTAVGNDYSYDEVFSKQVRGLGKKGDILLGISTSGNSKNVIKAIEAAKKLGISIIALTGNGGGKIASLLDKDDIHLCAPSTRTARIQETHLVLLHSLCDGVDHILLD, encoded by the coding sequence ATGGATAAAGACACTATTGAACGTTTGCGCAAACGCGCGTCCCAACATTTTTTAGACAGTATTGCGGTAAAGCAAGAGGCTGAAAAAATTCTTCCAGAGTCTGTGGCTCGTGGTGTGCTTGCTATGGTCGATTGTTTAAAGTCCGGCGGCAAAGTGATGGCCTGCGGAAACGGCGGCTCGGCAGCAGACGCGCAACATTTTGCAGCTGAGTTGATTGGCAGATTTGAGCGTGAGCGACAAGAGCTGGCTGCTATTGCGTTGACAACGGATAGCTCTATCTTGACGGCTGTCGGCAATGACTACAGTTACGATGAGGTGTTTAGCAAGCAAGTGCGTGGACTGGGTAAAAAAGGCGACATTCTTTTGGGGATTTCTACCTCAGGCAACTCAAAGAACGTCATTAAAGCGATTGAAGCGGCTAAAAAGTTGGGCATCAGCATCATTGCGCTCACTGGTAACGGCGGCGGAAAAATCGCAAGTCTCTTAGATAAAGATGACATCCATTTATGCGCCCCATCAACTCGTACTGCCAGAATTCAAGAAACCCATTTAGTTTTACTTCATAGCTTATGTGATGGCGTTGATCACATCTTGCTCGATTAA
- a CDS encoding GNAT family N-acetyltransferase, which yields MHNKLANNHLPPKPYMAGQGVPVRELHEGHRSEILKHLLQLGEDDRRLRFGTQTPDEVIHHYVEQLDFSRDAVFGVFDGNLKLIGMAHLAYLPEIKGEPHAAEFGVSVLPEGRAQGLGTALLQRSAVHSRNSNIQILYVHCLANNKAMMHLAQKAGMAVEYAYGDADAYLKLPPANPGSIVEEAANEQWADFDYALKENLKLAYQAWWWFLGRPVPAR from the coding sequence ATGCACAATAAATTAGCGAACAATCACTTACCTCCAAAGCCTTATATGGCAGGGCAGGGTGTACCTGTTCGAGAGCTTCATGAGGGGCATAGGTCAGAAATTCTGAAGCACCTATTGCAGCTGGGAGAGGACGATCGTCGCCTACGTTTTGGCACACAAACCCCTGATGAAGTCATTCATCACTATGTTGAGCAACTTGATTTCAGTAGAGATGCTGTATTCGGCGTCTTCGATGGCAATTTAAAGCTGATTGGCATGGCTCATCTGGCGTATTTGCCGGAGATTAAAGGGGAGCCCCACGCCGCTGAATTTGGTGTGTCCGTATTGCCAGAGGGAAGGGCGCAAGGCCTTGGAACTGCCTTGCTACAACGTTCTGCGGTGCATTCACGTAATAGCAATATTCAAATACTCTATGTTCACTGCCTTGCTAATAACAAAGCAATGATGCATTTGGCTCAGAAAGCAGGAATGGCCGTTGAATATGCCTATGGCGATGCTGATGCATATCTCAAATTACCGCCAGCAAATCCTGGAAGTATTGTTGAAGAAGCTGCCAACGAACAATGGGCAGACTTTGATTACGCTCTTAAAGAAAATTTAAAGCTAGCCTATCAGGCTTGGTGGTGGTTCTTAGGAAGACCTGTGCCCGCACGTTGA
- the rsmI gene encoding 16S rRNA (cytidine(1402)-2'-O)-methyltransferase, which translates to MELGSLDFLKQQDLPAGALYMVATPIGNLGDITLRALHVLNAMNGIACEDTRHSASLLQQFGIHKKCLALHAHNELGGAQTVIQHLANNERWAYISDAGTPGVSDPGARLVDEVQKAGFRVIPVPGASSVSCAISASGRVMLNSDGQFQFLGFWPHKAKERDLLLQDISSSKKTSIFFESPHNIRETLLLLANSLEKERPIFICRELTKKFEQLVSIQAQEISSWIENAESLKGEFIILVAGRQASGDEAPEHNSLMRWASALSPYLGSKEIAAVLSQTMGLTKKDAYQIALDAKVDESKK; encoded by the coding sequence ATGGAACTAGGCTCATTGGATTTTTTAAAGCAACAAGATTTGCCTGCTGGGGCTTTGTATATGGTCGCCACCCCGATAGGTAATTTGGGCGACATCACCTTGCGCGCACTTCATGTGCTCAATGCTATGAATGGTATCGCTTGTGAAGACACCAGGCATAGCGCCTCGCTTCTACAGCAATTTGGCATCCACAAAAAATGTTTGGCCTTACATGCGCACAATGAGCTTGGTGGCGCCCAAACGGTTATTCAACATCTTGCCAACAATGAGCGCTGGGCCTATATCTCTGATGCTGGCACTCCAGGTGTTTCTGATCCGGGCGCGCGCCTTGTGGATGAAGTGCAGAAGGCCGGATTTCGGGTCATTCCTGTTCCTGGAGCAAGTTCCGTATCTTGTGCAATCTCAGCATCGGGGCGTGTCATGCTCAACTCCGATGGTCAATTTCAGTTCTTGGGTTTCTGGCCGCATAAAGCAAAAGAACGTGACCTTCTTTTGCAAGACATTTCCAGCAGCAAAAAAACCAGCATCTTTTTTGAGTCGCCACACAACATTCGCGAGACACTTCTTTTGCTCGCAAACTCATTAGAAAAAGAGCGGCCTATTTTTATTTGCCGCGAGTTAACTAAAAAATTTGAGCAACTTGTTTCTATTCAAGCACAAGAAATTTCTTCCTGGATTGAAAATGCTGAAAGCCTTAAGGGTGAATTCATCATCCTCGTCGCTGGGCGCCAAGCCAGTGGCGATGAGGCTCCTGAGCATAATTCCCTGATGCGTTGGGCAAGCGCCTTAAGCCCTTATTTGGGTAGCAAAGAAATTGCGGCGGTGCTTTCCCAAACAATGGGGCTAACAAAAAAAGATGCTTATCAAATTGCTTTAGACGCAAAAGTGGACGAGAGCA
- a CDS encoding c-type cytochrome — protein MYLKRVTVKIVYLSVALACFISTAHASGEDQKAFAIAKQNACLGCHAIDKKIVGPSFQSVAQKYKSDLNAQTFLKNKIAKGGAGSWGVVPMPANSKLSDADLSLLTSWILRGAPN, from the coding sequence ATGTATTTAAAGCGAGTGACTGTAAAAATAGTTTATTTATCTGTAGCACTCGCTTGTTTCATTTCTACTGCGCATGCAAGTGGCGAAGATCAAAAAGCATTTGCAATCGCAAAACAAAATGCTTGCTTGGGTTGTCACGCAATTGATAAGAAAATTGTTGGGCCAAGTTTTCAATCTGTTGCGCAGAAATATAAAAGCGATTTAAACGCGCAAACATTTTTGAAAAATAAAATTGCAAAAGGCGGCGCAGGCTCGTGGGGTGTTGTTCCTATGCCTGCGAATTCAAAATTAAGCGACGCAGATTTATCTTTACTAACGAGCTGGATATTACGCGGCGCGCCGAATTAA
- the tuf gene encoding elongation factor Tu, whose translation MAKEKFERTKPHVNVGTIGHVDHGKTTLTAAIATVLSKAFGGEAKAYDQIDAAPEEKARGITINTAHVEYETANRHYAHVDCPGHADYVKNMITGAAQMDGAILVCSAADGPMPQTREHILLARQVGVPYIVVFLNKCDMVDDAELLELVEMEVRELLSKYDFPGDDTPIVQGSAKLALEGDEGPLGKEAIMKLAEALDTYIPTPERAIDGAFLMPVEDVFSISGRGTVVTGRIERGIVKVGEEIEIVGIKPTLKTTCTGVEMFRKLLDQGQAGDNVGILLRGTKREEVERGQVLAKPGSITPHTHFTAEVYILGKDEGGRHTPFFNNYRPQFYFRTTDVTGSIELPKDKEMVMPGDNVTITVKLIAPIAMEEGLRFAIREGGRTVGAGVVAKILA comes from the coding sequence ATGGCAAAAGAAAAGTTCGAGCGGACAAAACCGCACGTAAACGTAGGCACCATCGGTCACGTTGACCACGGTAAAACCACATTGACAGCAGCAATTGCAACCGTGCTCTCAAAAGCATTTGGTGGCGAAGCAAAAGCATACGATCAGATTGATGCTGCTCCAGAAGAAAAAGCACGTGGTATTACGATTAATACAGCGCACGTTGAGTACGAGACTGCAAATCGTCACTACGCTCACGTTGACTGCCCAGGACATGCTGACTACGTGAAGAACATGATTACTGGTGCTGCTCAGATGGACGGCGCAATTTTAGTTTGCTCTGCTGCTGACGGTCCAATGCCACAAACTCGTGAGCATATCCTCTTGGCGCGCCAAGTGGGTGTTCCTTACATCGTGGTGTTCTTGAACAAGTGCGACATGGTGGATGACGCTGAATTGCTCGAGTTAGTGGAAATGGAAGTTCGTGAACTTCTGTCTAAATACGACTTCCCAGGCGATGACACACCAATCGTTCAAGGTTCTGCTAAGTTAGCTCTTGAAGGCGACGAAGGCCCATTGGGCAAAGAAGCCATCATGAAATTGGCTGAAGCATTAGACACCTACATCCCAACTCCAGAGCGTGCCATTGATGGTGCGTTCTTGATGCCAGTAGAAGACGTGTTCTCGATCTCCGGTCGCGGTACTGTAGTTACCGGCCGTATCGAGCGCGGTATCGTTAAAGTAGGCGAAGAGATTGAAATCGTTGGTATCAAACCAACCCTCAAGACTACTTGTACTGGTGTTGAAATGTTCCGCAAATTGCTCGACCAAGGTCAAGCAGGCGATAACGTTGGTATCTTGTTACGCGGTACAAAGCGTGAAGAAGTTGAGCGCGGCCAAGTATTGGCTAAGCCAGGTTCAATCACCCCACATACTCACTTTACAGCCGAGGTTTACATCTTGGGTAAAGATGAAGGTGGTCGTCATACTCCATTCTTTAACAACTATCGTCCACAGTTTTACTTCCGTACAACGGACGTAACAGGTTCAATCGAGTTGCCAAAAGATAAAGAAATGGTGATGCCTGGTGATAACGTCACGATTACCGTAAAACTCATCGCTCCTATCGCGATGGAAGAAGGTTTACGTTTTGCGATCCGTGAAGGTGGCCGTACTGTTGGCGCCGGCGTGGTTGCAAAGATTTTGGCTTAA
- a CDS encoding BON domain-containing protein — protein MQIQSLGKFVIALMIATQLSACGVLAVGGVAAGASIMADRRTPGVQAIDNGIELEANAALAKKFGDNAHINVTSFNQKVLLTGEVKDADIKGEAGAYVKGMKNARSVFNELIVGPNSTYTARANDSYLESKIKAQMIFTEKLPSNSMSIVAEGTSVYLMGILTQNEADLAKKIASNTNGVKDVYVYFDIISEEEKNRLEKQGKADQTQPNSPPKFQ, from the coding sequence ATGCAAATCCAATCTCTCGGTAAATTCGTTATCGCTTTAATGATTGCGACACAATTGTCAGCATGTGGAGTTCTGGCAGTCGGCGGTGTTGCTGCGGGCGCGAGCATTATGGCAGATAGGCGTACACCTGGTGTACAGGCAATTGACAATGGCATTGAGCTAGAAGCGAATGCTGCGCTTGCTAAAAAATTCGGCGATAACGCACACATCAACGTAACCTCTTTCAATCAAAAAGTATTGCTAACTGGCGAAGTAAAAGATGCTGATATCAAAGGCGAAGCAGGCGCCTATGTAAAGGGCATGAAGAATGCGCGCTCCGTATTTAATGAATTGATTGTTGGCCCTAACAGCACATACACAGCTCGTGCTAACGACTCTTATCTAGAGTCAAAGATTAAAGCGCAGATGATCTTTACAGAAAAGTTACCATCGAATTCGATGTCCATTGTTGCTGAGGGAACGAGCGTTTATTTGATGGGCATTCTGACTCAAAACGAAGCAGACTTGGCAAAGAAAATTGCTAGCAATACCAATGGCGTGAAAGATGTTTACGTTTACTTTGACATCATTTCTGAAGAAGAAAAAAATCGTCTAGAAAAGCAAGGCAAGGCTGATCAAACACAACCAAACTCACCTCCAAAATTTCAATAA